The genomic region GAGGTTTCAACCAAAAGGGCATCACCAACGTGATGTCCCATGGAGTCATTAACATTTTTAAAGCGATCTAAGTCGATAAATAACAAGCCACCAACATGATCATTATCCTGTGCGGTGGTGATGACATTTTCGATGTTCTGATTTAAAAACCGTCGATTTGGCAAATTGGTCAGAGCATCGTAATAGACCAAAAACTGAACCTGTTCTTGATCTAATTTTCGTTGTGTAATATCTCGAAAAGAAGCCAAAAAATGCGCTTCATGATCCAAAGTAATAATGTTTCCACATACTTCGACCGGAAAGTCGACACCATTACTTCGACGATAGTTAGTTTCATAGACCTTAGCCTCGCCTTGAGGCCTCTTGGCCCATTCTTTCAACTGCTCTGGTGTATGATCAAAATCGATCTGTTGAATTTTTAACGTCAACAAAGTGGATTTATCGTAAGCCAATAATCGACACGCCTCGCCATTGCAGTCGAGAATTTGACCCTTTAGGTTAGCCAGCAACATACACTCGCTAGACTGATGTAAAACAGCTTTAAAATAGGCTTCGCTTTTTGCCAGCTCAGTTTCGACCTTTTTCCGCTTATGCCAAAGTGCGGTAATAGTACGAGCCAAAATCCCCAACTCATCTTCTCGAGCAGTTTGCTTAAATTGCAGTTGCACAGGATCATTGCCGTCTTTTTCCAACCAACTTAATTGATCAATTAGCCGAGAAAGAGGCCGAGATATTTGTACATAAAAGAGAATAAAGATGGCAGCACCAAGTAGGAACGCAGATAAAAACGAAGTACTAATTAAGCGGATATTACGACGTAAGAAAGCATTCGTTACCGCGCCACTATCGATCGAGACAATAACGGTTCCCACAGAAAAGTGAGTATTCCGCATTAACGTCAAGCGGAAATCCTGTGGCAATTCACTGAACACTTGTTCAGATAATCCCCGCAGAAACATAGGTTGCAAAGGACGATACGTGCTTGCCAGCTCGTTGCCCAAATCATCTTCCAAACGCGTTTTATAAAAACTACCCGAACGCATCAGTCCAGCAAGGACTTTTTTGGCTAAGCCCTCATCCAATAAATAGGCCGCTTCCGTCGCCGCACTCTCGGCAATGTACAATGTCGACATGACTTGGGATTTAATAGTGGCTTTCTCGTCTTGCCAGTCTACAAAAATCTGCAAAGAGCTCATCGACAAGCTCAACAATAAAATCAGTATCAATGCCCATTTGGCCTGTTTATAAGAAAGTCGTTTGCGTAATGCCAACATGCAGAGTTATAAACCTTCTTCCGAATATGGAATACCATAACGAACATAAATCGCTCTGGATTCGCCAGATTGCTTAATTGCTTGCAATCCCTTATTCAATTTGTCTCGCCACATACTAGCTCCCTTGTAAGATTGGCTAAAGCAAACCGTATAATACTTATACTCCATGTCTGTGATGTTATAAAAACTCAATTGATCAGCAATACCCAATGTATTGGCGACATAAGCGATACTTTCTTTCCCTGTCATAAATACATCGTGATTACGGCGCAACAGCAACGTCAAACCTTGTCTATCTTCATTAACAATACTGTAAGGTATTCCATTCGCATCCAAAATATTCATTGGTGCCCAGCCGTTTACTACTAACGTTTTGTATTTTTTTAACTCCTGTAATGAATGGCTGCCGTCTGATAAAAAATTACGTCGTGTGACGAAAGCAAGAGAGGAGCGACTGACTGGGTCGGAGAATAAAGAAAAGGGTTCTCTAGAAGGAAGAGGATGGCATGAAATACCACCAAGAATAAGGCCAGCCTCCACATCTCGCATAACCCGAGTCCAAGGCATTATTTTGTAGCGAACGGACACACCTTGAGTTGCATAGGCAGCACGAATTAAGTCCACATCTAACCCATACAAGCCATCGTCATGTTTGAGCGGCGTAGACGACGGGACTTCTTTAGAATCAATAGTGTAAGGAGGAAAATGCACCGTATAAAGTACAACCTCCTCCGCTTGAACCATTCGGCAGAAAAGAGTCCCAATAATACATAAAGCAATGCAGCAATAGCGACTCATAACTTCTCCAATGAAATCTAGGTAAATAAAATAACCTTATTGATTTTAAAAAGCAGTCGGCCTCAACAATTAACCTATATTAAATATGATGTATAAAACGCAGTACCTCAAGTAAATACAAACGATTACCGCCAAACTTAGGCACAAAAAAACCAGACGCCGTATTTTGACGTCTGGTTTTCATTAATACATACCTGTTCTAAATCTTTATTTGTCGAACAAGGCCGCGCGTTGCGCTTCCATGATTTCATTAATGCCTTTGCGAGCCACGGCCAACATGCCCATCATCTGCTCATCACTAAAGGCTTCGCCTTCGGCTGTACCTTGGATCTCAATAAAACCGCCTTTATCGTTCATGATGACGTTCATGTCTGTTTCAGCGTTTGAATCTTCTGGGTAATCCAAATCCAACACTGGCACGCCTTTATAAACGCCAACAGAAATAGCGGCGATTTGCGATACAATTGGGTTCTCTTTTACCTTCTTGTTCTCGACCAAAACGCGCATCGCGTCCGCCAAAGCAACAAAACCGCCCGTAATAGACGCCGTACGAGTGCCGCCATCAGCTTGAATCACATCACAGTCAATCGTAATCGTATTCTCACCCAATTTTTTCAGATCCACTGCTGCACGCAAAGAACGACCAATCAAACGCTGAATCTCAACGGTACGACCCGTTTGTTTACCACGCGCGGCTTCACGATCCACACGGCTGTGCGTAGAACGCGGCAACATACCATATTCTGCCGTGATCCAACCTTGGCCCTTGCCTTTCAAAAAACGCGGCACGCCATGAACCACAGTCGCAGTACAAATAACTTTCGTGTCGCCACATTCGATCAGCACCGAGCCTTCGGCATGTTTGGTAAAATTACGCGTGATTTTCAGGGGACGTAATTGATCTGCTTCTCTTCCGCTTGGACGCATACTTGCTCTCTCTGTCTGTTAACCATCATAAAGGCGCAATTATAACGAACCCACACAAAATTGCGCCCCCAGCCAAAGGAAAACATGACATTTAGCAAGCCTGTCGAACCCCGCCTCGTTAGGCTACAATATCGCCTTTGTATTGCTCTGAGACCTTTGCACGAAGTCACGAGCGAAGCCAAGACGAGGCAAAAATAGACGAGAAAGCGGATAACTACATGGATGTAGTTATTAGGGCGACGCAGGAAGCCAAAGCCGAGTTATGGGTTATAAATGAGCATTTTTGAGTCTATTTCTAACAAAGTATTGGCAAGCACAGTAATCGTGCAAAGGTCTCTTTATTTATTTTTTACGTAGGTACTTAACATGACAGCAAGCATGACCGCCTTCTCACGCCAAGAAGCCGTATACGATTGGGGCACCATCAGCTGGGAAGTTCGCTCAGTGAATCAGCGCTACCTAGAACCCAGCTTCCGTCTGCCAGAAAACTTCCGCGAACTAGAGTTTGCGTTTCGTGATGTGCTGCGTAAAAAACTCAATCGAGGCAAACTGGAATGCCAACTGCGCTTTCAAGGTGTGGACAAAGCGGCCACCAACTTAACCATTAACCCAAGCAACGCCCAAGCCTTGGCAAGCGCCATCGAAACACTTGGCACTTGGTTTAAAGATCTCGATCCTGCGAACCCGCTCGACATCCTTAAATGGCCAGGCATCCTCAGCGACGAAGGCAGTGACTTTGACCTTATGAAAAAAGCCGTTATGGAACTTTTCAATAAATCAGTCGACGAAATGATCCAAGTTCGCCTACGCGAAGGAGCACAACTAAAAGACATCATCGAACAACGTCTTGATGCCATAGACGCCATCGTTGTAGAAGTGCAAGCCAAACTGCCAGAGATCATCGCGGCGCAAAAGCAAAACTTACTGGATAAACTCGAAGCTGCCAAAGTCGACCTCGACCCAATGCGCGTCGAAGCCGAAATCGTCCTACTGGCACAAAAAGCCGACGTCGCCGAAGAACTGGATCGCCTCGCCACGCACACCAAAGAAGTCCGCCGCCAGCTACAACAAAAAGGCCCCATCGGCCGCCGACTCGACTTCCTAATGCAAGAACTCAACCGCGAAGCCAACACCCTTTCGTCAAAATCCATCGTCGTGGAAACCACCCAAAGCGCCGTGGAATTGAAAGTGTTGATTGAGCAAATGAGAGAACAGATACAGAATATTGAGTGAGGCATTCTTCTATTAAGCTGCCTATAAATGCAGTGAAGAGGTGGACTCCACCTCTTCACTAGCTCTCTGATTCTGACTATGGAATAGCGTTAGCTTAATTTAACTCTGACCCGTTTTATTCTTTTACTTTCATTGAAAAAGCGCTGCATTTTCCTGTTTGCGCTGATCCAATGTCTTAGCAATCGCAGACACTGTTGTTTTACTGATCCCTTGCTGCTGTGCCAGATACGTAAATTGACTGATGGCTTCTGCGACTTCTTCAATGACTTGCCTTGCATCATTCCAATTCGAAAAGCCAGCACTGGTAGCAAGTTTTTGCATCACCTTAAGCGGTGGCGCTTTGCCATAACCTCCGAACGCAGTGGCGTGTTCGTTAAATGGATGCGGGCTGTAGGTAACATCGTAAAAAGGTGCAGGATCCCATTGACCGTCGTCCGCTTGCAAAAACGCCCAGTTTTTACTGTGGTCGTCTTGATTAGACGACAGCAGGTTAAAAACGGCGCGGCGAAATTGCAGTTGTCCAGCCGCTGGAGATTTACACAACTGACGGCTGGCTTTAATTAAATCAATGTAATCTAAACTTGGTGTTCGAAAGTCTGCATCCAGCAGCCCACACGCGCTGTGCATATGCAATCGACCTGAACTACGATTGCTGCCTAAGTCGGCCTGTTCAATGACATAATCAAAACGCTTAAGCGCTAACCACGCAGGCGCACCGCTTGAGGATGGTGCTTCAATGAGTTGCCATAGCGGTGGTTGACACTTAGCTTGCTCAGCCATTTGTAAATAGACTGCCTCACACAAACCTTCTTCATGGCCGAGCGCGAGATTTTTAGAAGTAAATTTAATCAGCCACGCTTCATCACCAGGCTTTGCAAAGGTTCGACAATGCCGAGTTTCTCCAGCAAGCATATAAATCTGTGCCTTGGGTCTTGCCCCACCCGAACTACCTCCGGCGACTAATGCGGCCAACACCTGTTGCGTATGCCCATCCAACTCATCGTGGTTGTCGTCCATATAATCTGACATCGAAGAATCGAACAGCGTTTGTGCTTCTAAGCCCAAAGTTGCTAAATCAATATCCGCATGCGTCGTGGCTGAAAACTCAGATACCGGAGAAAAAGACAATGCTCCCATGCCTTTATCACCGACAAAGGCCAGTCTATCCATCGCCGTTAATTGATTAGGCAGGATGCCCTTTTGCCGGAAAATACGATCTTGTAACAGCATGCCCCAGCCATCAGGTAAACAATCCCCAAATACGCCATGTACACCTTGATGAGGCGCTTTAGGGGCGGCTTGAACTTGCGCGTTCGCTTGCAAGGTAAAAGGTGATAAATTGCCAAACTGCTGCAAATAGCTGTCTGCATACTGAAAAAAAACGCCTTGCCGATTCTGCGCCAAGACCCCGGCAGCGAGCTGCTCGCCAGAGCTTAATCTACGAGTTACATTAAGCTTCTGAATGGGTTTAAAACTCATCTTTTAGCACCTCATCAATACTCGTGGGTATAGTAGCGCGTTCTTTGCTCGGCTGTGTGAGCTGATAAAGCCTATCCAATGAGTCGAGGGTCTGCCATAGCAATAGCAATTGGCGAAATGAAATTTGCCCAGTCAACTCAAACTTCTTAATGGTGGCCGCTGGTACACAGCTTCGCTCAGCAAGCGCCGCTCGTGACAGCTTTGCCTGCTTTCGTAACTCACGTAAATAAGCCGCATAGGCTTGGCTTACATCGGTATCATCAAGTAAAGTAAAATTCATCCGCAAAGACCAAATGGATACAGTTATATCCATTATAGCGAAATAAAACAAAAAGTGGATATTATTGTATCCATTATTAAATGAAGTGTTGAAAAATTACTCGATAAAGCCTTTCAAAACTGCTATTTCTAGACCCTAACAGCAGCATAAAAACGGCGCGGTTTTTCCATTGCTAACCACTAAGATTTAGTAAAAGCCATAGGCAAGTGGTGGGCAGTTTGGTGGGCAAACAGGCATTTTTGAACGGTTTCTTTTCGATAACTCATTGAGTTTGTTAGGGGCTAGGCCGCTACTCAATGAGCAGATCCAGAATATTGAATAGATAAAATATTACTAAGCTTGAAAACAAGGAGATAGGACCTATTGTATTATTTATAACTTATTGATGTAGAGATGAATAATGAGAAATACTATTTCCTTTTCACGTTCCATAGTAAAAACATTGTCTGCTGTAGAAGCGGAACAAGCTCGCTCTAATCAACATGAATTAAATGGTGTTGCTGAACTTAAGAAGCTTCTTGGTGAGAACAAAATTACCTTTCGTGCAACCTTTTCGACAAGAGGAAGTAACGATCAAGTTGATTCAGATTTGACTTGGTATGATGCTCGAGAAGATCACCCCACTCGCAGTGAGTTCAGGCTATATTTTCAGACGAATTCTGTAATGTCGCAAGCCAAGGCTGGGAGCACCCTATATCTTGGTTTTGATGATAACGGTGCTTTCAACGTTGAATTAGTTCCGTAAGTCATATCTAAATTTGGGAAGTGCATTTTTGCGATAGTAAAGATGCACTAAACCTATCTAACTTACTACCATTTACATAGCACTCAATAAGCTCCATTGGATTTTCGACAAGAGGAAGTAACGATCAAGTTGATTCAGATTTGACTTGGTATGATGCTCGAGAAGATCACCCCACTCGCAGTGAGTTCAGGCTATATTTTCAGACGAATTCTGTAATGTCGCAAGCCAAGGCTGGGAGCACCCTATATCTTGGTTTTGATGATAACGGTGCTTTCAACGTTGAATTAGTTCCGTAAGTCATATCTAAATTTGGGAAGTGCATTTTTGCGATAGTAAAGATGCACTAAACCTATCTAACTTACTACCATTTACATAGCACTCAATAAGCTCCATTGGATCAAGGTAAAAACATCTAATCGGAGGATAATCTTCATCTAGAACACCTCTTGATTTACCACGCTCTATCATATGAACCGAATGCAAAGGCCCGCTTCCTGGGAAAACAAAAGCATTTCCCACTTCAGCGTTTTGAGCATAAACCTTTAATGCTTTGGCGTAAAAAAACTGCTTTACAATATCCCCCCACCCAGGAGCACTTTGAATATCACTAGCGCCATAGTACTTAGCATCAATCACTACATACTTATTAGATTTAGGGGCTTTTAAAACGGTATCTGTTCGTTGAGCTTTAGAAGCCGCCTGTTTAAGAGTTCCATCCTTAAAACGATACGAAGGTATCGCTAGCAGCTGGTTGACAGGAAAAACCCACTTCAAAGAACTATCGAGCATTTTTTCCCACATGTAATGAAAATGACGCAGACCAATCAGGCTACCTCTCTCAGCCCCCCTTGTGCTCTTAAGGTATCTAATCATCAAATGTATCAGACGAATATCTCGTTCAGCGTAAACACTTAGCAACTCTTTTTCTAAGACTGCTATCTGAGCTTCTACTTCCATCAGCGAGTCTGGTATATGACTGATTTCACCAGAAATTTCTACATCTGTACCAGTAATGATCCAGCTATAGGATTGATCTAATTTTCTAATAATTTGTGCATGTACCCTAGCCACCTCACAGTCTGAAACATAGTGCTGTCGAGTGCCATCTATATCAAGATAAACGGGGCCCGATTCTCCAATAAACGCCGTCTGAGATGATATAGTTCGCTTCCAGTTAAACTTACCGGTATTTTTAACGTGCTCTCGGAAACGCTTTGAATAAACGCCATTCGTACAAAAGTCTTCCAACAAGTCTGTAACTAGACTTAATTGGAACGCACCAACATCGCCATCACCTTCTTCAGCTGTTTCTATTGATGGTCGTTCGTTGAGATAGCGACGAATGCCTCTCATCAAAAGAGCAGCATTCCGAAGCTTCTGCTTACTTGTCTTTGCACTCAAAGCAGTATTGCGAGGCAAAAATACATGTAACTTATCTTTACCCAATACAAAGCCTGTGAAGTGAACGACATGCTCACCTACTTTCAAGATATTATGTTTTTCGAGCTCATGCCTTACATCAAAAGGCAAACTACTTACTTGCTGCCTATCGTTATAGAAAGCAGGAGCCTGAACCATCTATACTTCTCCGTCATTGTAGACAGCGGGATTCAAATCTCCACTACTGATAGTGCTTTCCAAAGAAGCTAAGGCCTCTTCGATAGAGCTGTTGAATACAGATTGTTTTTCATCGTATGCTCGACTCAACTCTCCAAACGTGTTGATACTTTCTAAAAAGATGAGCCCTTTACGTCCATGTCTCAGCACATCATCCCAAAGGTACATAAAGAGCTTACCTTTAAGAGCGGCTTGAGGATCACTAGCTAGCTCGGCTTCTGATAAGAACCGATGCCCCAGCAACCTGTCCTCAGGAATGTTTTGACTTGATAGGGTCTCGTTAATAACTTTTGCAAAATTAGACCACTCAATACCGATCACACCATCGGCAGTCGGAATTTCTAAAACACCTTTTGGGGCCTTTGAATAATCAATCGGTAAATACCTAAATTCCCAGCGACGCTTAAAGGCAGTATCCAATGGCATAACCGCTTGATCACTACTATTCATTGTCGCGAGTATCGAGAGGTTATTAGGAATAACAAGGCGGCCTAGGGCAAAGCTGTTGTTCGTATTCTGATTTAGGTACGCAAGCATATCGGGATCAGAAATACTTATCGGATACGTACTACAACCGTCAGGAGCTCTATCTAATAGCTGGAAAACCTCACCAAAGACCGCTGCAGCGGGGGCTCGGTTGATTTCTTCGATAACAAGACTAACAAGTCGATCTGGCTCATTAGTGGCTTTTATTATAGCCTCGGTAAAGGGCCCTGCTCGGAAGCCGTAACCGACTTTATCACCGTTCATAACGGGTTTTAGACAGCCAACAAAATCACCATATTGAGTATCAGGATGAAACACTGTTCTGATCGTATTTGCTTCATCTACTTCTTGGGCAATGGAATAACTCTTTCCTGTCCCAGGAGCACCGTAGTAAATTATATTTTTACCTTTGCTCACCAATTTGTATTCACTCCGTGAAAGAAAGCGACTCTCTCTAACTACTAGCTGCCCAGCATCTAATCTAGATAGATACTCCTCTTCATCAGGCAACTGACTATCAATATACTTAATAGCAACTTCTAAATGCTCCCTGGTTAAAGGTAAAAATTTTTCAACGTAATGCAACGAGTTAACAACAGATATAATTTTGTTAATTACAGAAAAAAGAGGGAGAGTTTGAACTGTTGAAAGAGCATTTACGACTTCATCAGACATGAAAGTTGAGAATAGGTCTCTCCACGATTTTTCGACATATTCCCTACTTTCATAAAAATCATCAAAGTTTCTGGATATATCTTTCAATGTTCTGCTCAATTGAACTAATGAAATTGAAAAGCATTTAATAGAGCCGCGTCTACCAGTGTTAGAAAACTCTATTGATGGAGCTACTGATCTATACTTGATTATCATTTGGCTATCTAGCTGACTACAACTTTCTACAAATTGGTCTATACGCATATTCCGTCACTTCAATTCTGAATATTGCCTGAGAATTTATACAGTGTTATTATTGCCCGGACTTAAACCGGATAAATATATAGCTATGTCTAACACTATTACTTTTGAATCTGAATATATCAGAGATTTACGCAAAAACCTTGGTCTTGGGCGAACAGAGCTTGCAAACCTACTTGGTCTGAACTCATCAGGCGAACGCACTATCCGAGGTTGGGAAGAAGGAGAACATAAGCCAAGCCCTAAGAAATGGCAAGATATCCAGAATATCGAGCGTAAGATGAAAGAAGCATTAGAAAATGCACCGTTTCAATACGACAATGATCTAATTGGACAATTTAGTTTTATTGATCTGTTCGCAGGTATAGGCGGTATACGTTTACCTTTCCAACAATTAGGTGGAAAATGCGTTTTTACATCAGAGTGGGATAAATTCGCGCAAAAGACATACTTAGCCAACTTTGGCGAAATGCCTCACGGCGATATAACAGAAATCAAAGCGGCTGAGATCCCTTCGCATGACCTACTCTTAGGCGGTTTTCCATGTCAATCTTTCTCCCAAGCAGGCCTAAAGCAAGGCTTCAGTGATACACGCGGAACCATGTTCTTCGAGATTCAGCGTATTCTAGCAACGAAAAGACCTAAGTCATTTATGCTGGAAAATGTTAAGCAGCTGCAAGGTCATGATAAGGGACGAACTCTACAAACGATTGTAGATATTCTTCGTGGTGAGCATAAACAAGAAGTTCCAGATGATGTTCCGATGAGCGAAGAAGCACGGAGTGCCCTCTCCAAAAGGCTCAACTACTGGGTTGGTTACAAGGTTCTTAGGGCAGCGGATTTTGGCTCACCACAAAACCGTGAGCGTATTTTTATTGTTGGGTTTGATAAAGACCAGTTCCCTGAAACAAACTTTGATGAGACCTTCTCTTGGCCCACAGCACCAAAAACGCCAACTCGTGTCGGTGACATATTGCAATATGATCATGAATTAGCAAAAGAATTCACTTCAGAAGGCAAAGATAAATACACCATTTCAGATAAGTTATGGGCAGGTCATCAGAAGCGCAAAGAAAATCATAAAACCAAAGGTAATGGCTTTGGCTATTCGCTTTTCAATGCAGACAGCGAATACACCAACACTATTAGCGCTCGCTACTACAAAGACGGCTCTGAAATTCTGATTGACCAAAGACACCTCTACAAAAACCCTAGGAAACTAACGCCTAGAGAATGTGCGAGACTACAAGGTTTTCCTGAGAACTTTATCGTTAATGCAGTATCTCAAGGCCAAATATACAAACAATTTGGCAACTCGGTATGTGTGAATGTTATCAACGCACTTGCACAGGAAATGATACACACCTTACGTAAAGCTGAAGACCAAAAGAAAACTACCATTTCTTTCAAAGT from Marinomonas rhizomae harbors:
- a CDS encoding putative bifunctional diguanylate cyclase/phosphodiesterase translates to MLALRKRLSYKQAKWALILILLLSLSMSSLQIFVDWQDEKATIKSQVMSTLYIAESAATEAAYLLDEGLAKKVLAGLMRSGSFYKTRLEDDLGNELASTYRPLQPMFLRGLSEQVFSELPQDFRLTLMRNTHFSVGTVIVSIDSGAVTNAFLRRNIRLISTSFLSAFLLGAAIFILFYVQISRPLSRLIDQLSWLEKDGNDPVQLQFKQTAREDELGILARTITALWHKRKKVETELAKSEAYFKAVLHQSSECMLLANLKGQILDCNGEACRLLAYDKSTLLTLKIQQIDFDHTPEQLKEWAKRPQGEAKVYETNYRRSNGVDFPVEVCGNIITLDHEAHFLASFRDITQRKLDQEQVQFLVYYDALTNLPNRRFLNQNIENVITTAQDNDHVGGLLFIDLDRFKNVNDSMGHHVGDALLVETSKRLLACLSDADIAVRMGGDEFVLLIPVLGRTFEEAQSKVTLLAETLLSQLSKVFCLEQTDLFISASIGICLFPFEGANDAQILRQADTAMYEAKESGRNAYRFYRQEMQQQVSERAKLEKALHSAIGNNEFYLVYQPQVNQDGQLIGFEALIRWFNEELGLVPPNRFIPVAEEVGLIYSVGNWVLENVCQQLKIWQDMGLPSTFKGVAINISPYQFAKECFVEIVCDVIDRSEVDAGLLDLEITEGMLVDNIASVAEKMWQLKEHNIRFSIDDFGTGYSSLRYLQHFPITQLKIDQSFVRDLTSDPQSHVIINTIVSMATHMNLSVLAEGVEYQEEKDILANMGCEKYQGYFFSKPVNADMATQYLSGDISFPLQPQNA
- a CDS encoding substrate-binding periplasmic protein — encoded protein: MSRYCCIALCIIGTLFCRMVQAEEVVLYTVHFPPYTIDSKEVPSSTPLKHDDGLYGLDVDLIRAAYATQGVSVRYKIMPWTRVMRDVEAGLILGGISCHPLPSREPFSLFSDPVSRSSLAFVTRRNFLSDGSHSLQELKKYKTLVVNGWAPMNILDANGIPYSIVNEDRQGLTLLLRRNHDVFMTGKESIAYVANTLGIADQLSFYNITDMEYKYYTVCFSQSYKGASMWRDKLNKGLQAIKQSGESRAIYVRYGIPYSEEGL
- the rph gene encoding ribonuclease PH, with protein sequence MRPSGREADQLRPLKITRNFTKHAEGSVLIECGDTKVICTATVVHGVPRFLKGKGQGWITAEYGMLPRSTHSRVDREAARGKQTGRTVEIQRLIGRSLRAAVDLKKLGENTITIDCDVIQADGGTRTASITGGFVALADAMRVLVENKKVKENPIVSQIAAISVGVYKGVPVLDLDYPEDSNAETDMNVIMNDKGGFIEIQGTAEGEAFSDEQMMGMLAVARKGINEIMEAQRAALFDK
- a CDS encoding YicC/YloC family endoribonuclease, whose product is MTASMTAFSRQEAVYDWGTISWEVRSVNQRYLEPSFRLPENFRELEFAFRDVLRKKLNRGKLECQLRFQGVDKAATNLTINPSNAQALASAIETLGTWFKDLDPANPLDILKWPGILSDEGSDFDLMKKAVMELFNKSVDEMIQVRLREGAQLKDIIEQRLDAIDAIVVEVQAKLPEIIAAQKQNLLDKLEAAKVDLDPMRVEAEIVLLAQKADVAEELDRLATHTKEVRRQLQQKGPIGRRLDFLMQELNREANTLSSKSIVVETTQSAVELKVLIEQMREQIQNIE
- a CDS encoding type II toxin-antitoxin system HipA family toxin, whose protein sequence is MSFKPIQKLNVTRRLSSGEQLAAGVLAQNRQGVFFQYADSYLQQFGNLSPFTLQANAQVQAAPKAPHQGVHGVFGDCLPDGWGMLLQDRIFRQKGILPNQLTAMDRLAFVGDKGMGALSFSPVSEFSATTHADIDLATLGLEAQTLFDSSMSDYMDDNHDELDGHTQQVLAALVAGGSSGGARPKAQIYMLAGETRHCRTFAKPGDEAWLIKFTSKNLALGHEEGLCEAVYLQMAEQAKCQPPLWQLIEAPSSSGAPAWLALKRFDYVIEQADLGSNRSSGRLHMHSACGLLDADFRTPSLDYIDLIKASRQLCKSPAAGQLQFRRAVFNLLSSNQDDHSKNWAFLQADDGQWDPAPFYDVTYSPHPFNEHATAFGGYGKAPPLKVMQKLATSAGFSNWNDARQVIEEVAEAISQFTYLAQQQGISKTTVSAIAKTLDQRKQENAALFQ
- a CDS encoding helix-turn-helix domain-containing protein, with protein sequence MDITVSIWSLRMNFTLLDDTDVSQAYAAYLRELRKQAKLSRAALAERSCVPAATIKKFELTGQISFRQLLLLWQTLDSLDRLYQLTQPSKERATIPTSIDEVLKDEF
- a CDS encoding LlaJI family restriction endonuclease; translation: MVQAPAFYNDRQQVSSLPFDVRHELEKHNILKVGEHVVHFTGFVLGKDKLHVFLPRNTALSAKTSKQKLRNAALLMRGIRRYLNERPSIETAEEGDGDVGAFQLSLVTDLLEDFCTNGVYSKRFREHVKNTGKFNWKRTISSQTAFIGESGPVYLDIDGTRQHYVSDCEVARVHAQIIRKLDQSYSWIITGTDVEISGEISHIPDSLMEVEAQIAVLEKELLSVYAERDIRLIHLMIRYLKSTRGAERGSLIGLRHFHYMWEKMLDSSLKWVFPVNQLLAIPSYRFKDGTLKQAASKAQRTDTVLKAPKSNKYVVIDAKYYGASDIQSAPGWGDIVKQFFYAKALKVYAQNAEVGNAFVFPGSGPLHSVHMIERGKSRGVLDEDYPPIRCFYLDPMELIECYVNGSKLDRFSASLLSQKCTSQI
- a CDS encoding McrB family protein; its protein translation is MRIDQFVESCSQLDSQMIIKYRSVAPSIEFSNTGRRGSIKCFSISLVQLSRTLKDISRNFDDFYESREYVEKSWRDLFSTFMSDEVVNALSTVQTLPLFSVINKIISVVNSLHYVEKFLPLTREHLEVAIKYIDSQLPDEEEYLSRLDAGQLVVRESRFLSRSEYKLVSKGKNIIYYGAPGTGKSYSIAQEVDEANTIRTVFHPDTQYGDFVGCLKPVMNGDKVGYGFRAGPFTEAIIKATNEPDRLVSLVIEEINRAPAAAVFGEVFQLLDRAPDGCSTYPISISDPDMLAYLNQNTNNSFALGRLVIPNNLSILATMNSSDQAVMPLDTAFKRRWEFRYLPIDYSKAPKGVLEIPTADGVIGIEWSNFAKVINETLSSQNIPEDRLLGHRFLSEAELASDPQAALKGKLFMYLWDDVLRHGRKGLIFLESINTFGELSRAYDEKQSVFNSSIEEALASLESTISSGDLNPAVYNDGEV
- the dcm gene encoding DNA (cytosine-5-)-methyltransferase, with protein sequence MSNTITFESEYIRDLRKNLGLGRTELANLLGLNSSGERTIRGWEEGEHKPSPKKWQDIQNIERKMKEALENAPFQYDNDLIGQFSFIDLFAGIGGIRLPFQQLGGKCVFTSEWDKFAQKTYLANFGEMPHGDITEIKAAEIPSHDLLLGGFPCQSFSQAGLKQGFSDTRGTMFFEIQRILATKRPKSFMLENVKQLQGHDKGRTLQTIVDILRGEHKQEVPDDVPMSEEARSALSKRLNYWVGYKVLRAADFGSPQNRERIFIVGFDKDQFPETNFDETFSWPTAPKTPTRVGDILQYDHELAKEFTSEGKDKYTISDKLWAGHQKRKENHKTKGNGFGYSLFNADSEYTNTISARYYKDGSEILIDQRHLYKNPRKLTPRECARLQGFPENFIVNAVSQGQIYKQFGNSVCVNVINALAQEMIHTLRKAEDQKKTTISFKVN